The genomic window CACCAGCCCGCCGGGCCAGGGCGCCGACCGGCGCACCGCCAAGCCCAGCCGGACCCCGGGCAAGCCCTGACGATGGCGAGACACGTGGCCCGGCCCGACCCCCGGGCGCACTGGTTGCTGCTCCTGCTCGGTCTGTTCGTCCTGCTCGCGGCGCTGAGCTTCAACGGGCTGGTCACCAACGTCGGCGGCGGCTCCGGCCCGTCGGACGCCTACGCCTCGCCGGCCCCCCGCCAGGCATCAGACGGCGGGCCGGTGCTGCGGCTGGACGGGCCGACACCGGTGGCCCGGCGGATGCCCGCGCGGACGGTCGCGCTCACCTTCGACGACGGACCGGACCCGCGCTGGACGCCGCAGGTGCTCGACGTGCTGCGCCGGAATCACGCGCACGCCACGTTCTTCGTGGTAGGTGCGCGGGTCGACGAGCACCCGGAGCTGGTCCGTCGGATCCTCGCCGAGGGGCACGAGATCGGCTCGCACACCTTCACCCACGCCGACCTGACCGCGGTGTCGAGGTGGCGGGCCCGGTTCGAACTTGCCTGGACCCGCAGCGCGGTCGCCGGGGCCACCGGTCGCGAGGTGACCCTGCTCCGGCCGCCGTTCTCGTCGATCACCACCTCGCTGACCGGGCCGCAGTACCAGGCCCTGCGGGACGCCGCCGGCACCGGCCACGTGGGCGTGCTCGCCGACCGGGACACGAAGGACTGGCAGCGGCCCGGGGTGCCCGCCATCGTCCGGGCCGCCAGCCCGCCGGGCGGGGCGGGGGCGGTGGTGCTGATGCACGACGGCGGCGGCGACCGCAGCCAGACCGTGGCCGCCCTCGACCAGCTGCTGCCCCGGCTGACCCGCGAGGGCTACCGGTTCACCACCGTCTCCGCGGGGATCGGCGCGCCGGACTCGACGGTGCCGGCCACCGCGGGCGCCCGGCTCAGCGGCACCGCGCTGCGCTGGGCGCAGGGCGGCGCCGGCTGGCTGGCCGGGGCGATGAACCTGCTGCTCGGCGTCGCGCTGGTGCTCGGCGTCGCCCGGCTGGCGGTGCAGGTGTTCTGCGCCCAGCTGCACGTCCGCCGGGTCCGCCGGCCGCGCCACCGCCGGCCCGAGGTGAACGCCCCGGTCTCGGTCATCGTGCCGGCGTACAACGAGGCGGCGAACATCGCCGCCACCGTGCGGTCGCTGCTCGCCAGCGCGTACCCGGCGCTGGAGGTGATCGTGGTGGACGACGGCTCCAGCGACGGCACCGCGGAGATCGTCGAGCGGCTGCGGCTGCGCGGGGTACGGGTGATCCGGCAGGCCAACGCCGGCAAGCCGGCGGCGCTGAACACCGGCATCCGGGCCGCGCGGGCCGACCTGCTGGTGCTGGTCGACGGGGACACCGTCTTCCAGCCGGACACCGTTCACCGGCTGGTGCAGGGCTTCGCCGATCCCACGGTCGGCGCGATCTCCGGCAACACCAAGGTGGCCAACCGGCGCCGGCTGCTCGGCCGCTGGCAGCACCTGGAGTACGTGATCGGCTTCAACCTCGACCGCCGGATGTACGACGTGCTGGAGTGCATGCCGACCATCCCCGGCGCGATCGGCGCGTTCCGCCGGGAGGTGCTGCTCGCCGTCGGCGGCGTCCCCGCCGACACCCTCGCCGAGGACACCGACCTGACGATGAAGGTGCTCCGGGCCGGCTGGCGGGTGGTGTACGAGGAGGGCGCGATCGCCTGGACCGAGGCGCCCTCGTCGCTGCGGCAGCTCTGGCGGCAGCGCTACCGCTGGTGCTACGGGACGATGCAGGCGATGTGGAAGCACCGGCACGCGCTGAGCGAGCGGGGCGCCGGCGGCAGGCTGGGGCGGCGGGGCCTGCCGTACCTGGCCGTGTTCCAGATCCTGCTGCCGCTGACCGCCCCGGCGGTCGACATCTTCGCCCTCTACGGGCTGCTCTTCCTGCCCTGGTCGGCGCTGGTCCTGGCCTGGGCGGGGCTGCTCCTGCTCCAGGGCTTCACCGCCGCGTACGCGCTGCGCCTGGACCGGGAGCGGTTCGGCCCACTGTGGACGCTGCCGCTCCAGCAGCTCGTCTACCGGCAGGTGATGTACCTGGTGGTGGTGCAGTCGGTGGTCACCGCGGTGGTCGGCAACCGGCTGCGCTGGCAGCGGATGGTGCGCACCGGTGAGGCCGCCGCGCTGGTCGGGGCCGGCCCCACCGCCCGCTGACGCCGCCCCGTGCCGAAGCGTCGGTGGCCGCCGACGTGGCGCGCGGGCGGGTCCGGGCCGGCCGGCGGGCGGTGGCCGGAGCGGCCGGCGGGGGGCGGGTCAGCGGGCGTCGAAGAGGCCCGCAGACCAGGAAACGGCCACGCCGACGGCGGCCGAGCAGCAGCAGATCAGCAGGGCCGCGGCGACCACGCCGAGGATCACCCAGGCGGTTCCGCGCCGGGCCGCACCCGGACCCCCTTCGGCCGGTACGTCCGCTCCGGCCGTCGTCTCCTCGTCGCTCACCGCCCGGCCCCGCTCACCCCGGCAGTCTAGGCGCCGGGGCGGGACGGGCAGGATGGGGCGATGGAGCTGGTCTCGATCGAAGACGTCCGGGCGGCCGCCGACGACATCGCCGGGACGGTCGTGCGTACCCCGCTGCTGCCGACCCCGTGGGACGGCGAGCTGTGGCTCAAGCCGGAGAGCCTGCAACCCGTCGGGTCGTTCAAGCTGCGCGGGGCGACGCACGCGGTGGCCCGGCTCGACCCGGCGACCCGGGCTCGGGGCGTGGTGACCCACTCGTCCGGCAACCACGGCCAGGCGCTCGCCTACGCGGCGCGGGCCGCGGGCGTCCCCTGCACGGTGGTCGTCCCGGAGGGGGCGCCGCGGGTCAAGGTGGACCGGATCCGTGCCCTCGGCGCCGAGGTGCGCCTGGTCCCGCCGGCCCGCCGGCTCGCCGAGGCGGAACGGATCGCCGCCGGCACCGGGGCCACACTGGTGCCGCCCTTCGACGACCGGCGGATCATCGCCGGGCAGGGCACCATCGGGCTGGAGATCGTCGCGGACCTGCCGGACGTGGACGTGGTGCTGCTGCCGGTGGGCGGCGGCGGTCTCTCCTCCGGTGTGGCCACGGCGGTGAAGGCGCTCCGCCCGTCGGCCGCCGTGATCGGCGTGGAGCCGCTGCTCGCCGCCGACGCCCGGGAGTCGCTCGCCGCCGGCGAGCTGGTGGTCTGGGACGTCGAGCGCACCTACCGGACGGTCGCCGACGGGCTGCGGACCCAGCTCTCCGCGTTGACCCTCGCCCACCTGCGGGACCGTCTCGACGGCATCGTCACGGTGACCGAGGAGGAGATCCTGGCTGCCACCGGTCGGCTGGTGCGGGACGCGCGCCTGGTGGCCGAGCCGAGCGGCGCGGTCGCCCTGGCGGCCCGGTTGTCCCACCGCGACGAACTGCCGGCCGGGCGTACCGTCGCCGTGGTCACCGGCGGCAACGTCGACCCGGCGCGGCTCGCGTCGGTGCTGGCCTGACCGGAGGGGCCCGCGGTCCGGGCCCCTCCGCGGTCGTCAGGCCCGGCCGAGGCGGTCCAGGATCCAGGCGTTGATGAACGCCTCCTCGCGCCAGGCGTCGTACCGGCCGCTGGGGCCGCCGTGGCCGGCGCCCATCTCCGTCTTGAGCAGGTAGTCGCCCTGCGGCGCGACCGCGCGCAGCCGGGCGATCCACTTCGCCGGCTCGTGGTAGAGCACCCGGGTGTCGTTGAGGCTGGTCACCGCGAGGATCGCCGGGTAGTCGACCGGGGCCACGTTCTCGTACGGGGTGTACGACTTCATGTACGCGTACACGTCGGGGTCGTCGAGCGGGTTGCCCCACTCCTCCCACTCGGTGACGGTCAGCGGCAGCGACGGGTCGAGGATCGAGGTGAGCGCGTCCACGAAGGGCACCTGCGCCACGATCCCGGTGAACGCGTCCGGGGCGAGGTTGGCCACCGCGCCCATCAGCAGGCCGCCGGCCGACGCGCCCCGGGCGACCAGCCGGTCGCTCGCCGTCCAGCCGGCCTTGACCAGGTGCCGGGCGGAGGCCACGAAGTCGGTGAAGGTGTTCTTCTTGGCCAGCAGCTTGCCCTGGTCGTACCAGCGCCGGCCCAGCTCGCCGCCGCCGCGGATGTGCGCCACGGCGAAGATCACGCCCCGGTCGAGCAGGGACAGCCGGGCGATGGAGAACCACGGGTCCATGCTCGCCTCGTACGACCCGTAGCCGTAGATGACGGCGGGGGCGGAGCCGTCGCGCGGGGTGCCCTTCCGGCAGACCAGCGAGATCGGCACCCGGGTGCCGTCGTCGGCGAGCGCCCAGTCCCGGTGCTGCTCGTAGTCGGCCGGGTCGTACGGCCGGCCGTCCGGCCCGGGCCGCACCGGCTTCTGCTTGCGCAGCACCATCTGCCGGGTGACCAGGTCGTAGTCGTAGACCGAGTCGGGGGTGACCAGCGAGGTGTAGCGCAGCCGCACCTCGCTGGTGCGGTACTCCGGGTTGGCGTCCAGCCCGACGCTGTAGATCGGCTCCGGGAAGTCGATGTCGTACGCGTCGCCGCCGCCGACCGGCAGCACCCGCAGCCCGGTCAGGCCGTTGGTGCGCAGCGAGACGACCAGGTGGGTCTCGAACGCGTCGACCGACTCCAGCCGGGTGCCCGGGGTGTGCTCGATCAGCGGGGTCCAGTCGCCGGGCGCGTCCGCCGAGGTGAACGCCAGTGCGAAGTCCTCCGCGCCGTCGTTGTGCAGGATCAGGAACCGGTGCCCGTGGTGCTCCACCGAGTACTCGACGCCCTGCCGGCGGGGGGCGATGATGGCCGGCTCGCCGGTGGAGTTGGCCGCCGGGATCACCCGTACCTCGCTGGTGATCTTGCTGTGGATGTCGATGACCACGAACCGCTCGGAGCGGGTCAGCTCGACGCCGACCCAGAACCGCTCGTCGTCCTCCTGGTGGACCACCACGTCCTCGCCCGACGCGGTGCCGACGGTATGCCGCCAGACCCGGTTCGGCCGCCACGCCTCGTCGACCGTGACGTAGAAGAGCGTGGAGGCGTCGATGGACCAGGCGGTGCCGTAGAAGGTGTTCGGCACCTCGTCGGCGAGCACCTCGCCGGTGGTGAGGTCCTTCACCCGCAGGGTGAACCGCTCGTCGCCGGCGAAGTCCGTCGAGTACGCCAGCCAGCGACCGTCGGGGCTGACGTCGAACGCGCCGAGCGAGAAGAAGTCGTGCCCCTCGGCGAGCTGGTTGCCGTCGAGCAGCACCTCCTCGCCGTCCAGCGGGGCGCCGTCGGCGCTGATCGGGGGCGCGGTCTCGCCGTCGCGGACGGCCCGGCGGCAGTGCACGCCGTACTGCTGACCCTCGACGGTGCGGGTGTAGTACCAGTACCCGTCCTTGCGGGTGGGAACCGACAGGTCGGTCTCCTGGGTGCGCCGGCGGGTCTCCTCGAACAGCTCCGCGCGCAGCGCCTCCAGGTGCGCGGTGCGCGCCGCGGTGTAGGCGTTCTCCGCGGTCAGGTGGGCGATCGTCTCCGGGTCGTCCTTGGCGGCGAGCCAGGCGTACTCGTCGACGACGGTGTCGCCGTGGTGGATGCGCTCGGTCGGGACGCGCTTGGCGACGGGTACGGGGGTCTCGGTGGTCACGGCGTCACGTTACCGGCCCCCGGCGCGGCGTCGTGGGGTACGCGCGGCACCGGTTCCGGCAACCCCACCGCCACGTCTTTCGAACACATGTACGATGACCGGCATGGCGGCTGCAGCGAGTTCGACGGACCGGCCCGGAGCCCTGGAGATCACCCGGCGACTGGCGGAGATCTGCGGCCCGCCGTTCGCCCGCTTCGCCGGCCCGGCCGACGAGGTGGCCGGCCGGACGGCCCGCTGGGTGGCGGTGCCGGGCGGCCCGCACGCCGCCGCCGAGGTGCTGCGGCTGGCCGCCGCGCACCAGCTCACCGTCGTGCCGCGCGGCGCGGGCACCAAGATCGACTGGGGTGCCGCCCCGGCGCAGGTCGACATCATGCTCGACACGGGCCGGCTCGCCGGGATCTGGCACGAGCCGCAGGGCTCGCCGGTCGCCGAGATCGGCGCCGGCACCCCGCTGCGGGCGGTCCAGGCGACCCTGGACCGCACCGGCCAGCGCCTGCCGATCGACGCGCCCTCGCCGGGGGCGACCCTGGGCGGGGTGCTCGCGGCCGACGAGGCCGGCCCGCTGCGGCACCGGCACGGCAGCCCGTGCGCCCAGCTGGTCGGGGTTCGTTACCTGGACGCCGACGGCGAGCTGGTCAGCCTGGATGCGGCCGGCACCGCGCCGCACGGCCGGGCCGGGCCGGCGAGCGGCGGCGCGGCGGCGCTGTTCGGCGCGGCGCAGGTGCCGGGGTTGGACGTGGCCCGGCTGCTCTGCGGGTCGCAGGGCGGGCTGGGCGTGCTGGTCTCGGCGACCATGCGGGTGCAGGCCGTCCCGGCCAGCCGGGTCTGGGTAACCCGGCCGGTCTGGACCCCGCTGGAGGTGCACGACCTCGTCCGCGCGATCCTGGCCGCCCGGCTCGACCCGGCGGCCGTCGAGCTGGACCTGCCCGTGCCGGTGCTCCTGCCCCGGCGTCGGGTCCACCCCGACCACCCGTCGGTCGTCCACCGGCCCGGCCACCCCTCGGTGGCCCGGCGCGCCGGGGAGCCGGCCGCGGCGGGCAGCCTGGTGGTGCTGCTGGAGGGCGGCCCGGCCGACGTCGCCGAGCGGGCCGACCGGCTGGTCGCCGTGCTGGGTGGGGAGACCGTCGTCGGCCACGCCGCGCCGGAGTGGTGGGGGCACTACCCCTTCGGCCCGGGCGACACGGCGTTGCGGATCGAGGTGCCCATCAACGACCTGCACGCGGCGGTGTACGCGCTGCGCGACGCGGCGGGCACCCCGGTGCCGGTCCGTGGCTCGGCCGGGGTCGGCACGGTGCACGCCGCGCTGCCCGGGTCCCTGCCGCCCGACCGGGTGGCGTCGATCCTCGCCGCGGTGCGCGGGGTGCTGCTCGCCCGGCAGGGCCGCTGCGTCGTGGTGGCCGCGCCGGCCCCGGTCCGCCGGGTGGTCGACCTCTGGGGTGAGCTGCCCACGCTGCCCCGCCTCCGCGCCGCCAAGGCACATCTCGACCCGCACCAGCGCCTCGCCCCCGGCCGCCTCCCCGGCGGCCTCTGACCCCACCCCACCCCCACCCCCCGGCGCCCCGCCCCCGCCGTGTCGATCAAGAAGTTTCGGTCAGGAGACGAGCTCCGGCGGACGCAAACTTCCTGATCAACCGGCCGGGGTGGGGCGGGGTTGGGGCCTAGAAGGCGTCGTTGCGGAGGACCAGGATCGCGATGTCGTCGCGGGGGGCCTCCACCGAGAAGCCGATCGCGGTGGCGCGCAGCCGGGCGGCCGTCACGTCCGCCGAGTAGCCGGCCAGCGGGGCCGCCGCGTCGCGCAGCCGCTCGGTGCCGAAGAGTTCCCGGCCGCGCCGCCGCTCGGTCACCCCGTCGGTGTAGAAGATCAGCGCGTCGCCCGGTCCGAGCGGGATGTGGGCGGTGGGCGTGGCGATCGAGTCGAGCAGCCCGAGTGCCGTGCCGCCGGTGCCGACGAAGGTGGCGCCCCCACCGCCGCGCAGCAGCACCGGCCGGTCGTGGCCGGCCAGGTGCAGGGCCACGTCGAGCTGGCCGTTCCCGCCGGGCCCGACCGCCGCCAGGGCCAGGGTGCAGTACCGGCCGCCGCCCCGCTCGACCAGCGTCTCGTTCAACCGGCCCAGCACCTCCGGCAGCGGCTTGCCGTCGCCGACCAGCACCCGGATCACGTCCCGGACCAGGCCGGTGACCGCCGCCGCCTGGACGCCCTTGCCGGAGACGTCGCCGATGACCACCAGCCACCGGCCGTCCGGCAGCGGCACCACGTCGTAGAAGTCGCCCCCGACCTCGGCGTCGTCGCCGGTCGGGACGTACTCGGCGGCGAAGCCGATGCCCTCCACCACCGGGAGCACCGGCGGCAGCAGCGACTGCTGGAGGGTCTGCGCGACCCGGCGCCGCTCGGCGTGGATCCGGGCGTTCTCGATCGCCAGGGCGGCCCGGCGGGCCACGTCCTCCAGCACCGAGACCTCGTCCGGGTCGTGCCGGTGCCGCTGGTGCCGGCCGACGGCCAGGGTGCCGAGCCGCTGACCGCGGGCGATCAGCGGAACGGCGAAGCCCTCCATCGGGGCGCCGAGCGGGACCTGCGACGCGCTCCGCGACGCCTCGCGGAGCCGGGCCTGGACCGACTCCGGCCCGGTCTCCTGGAGCACCTTGTGCAGCTGCGGCAGCACCGACTCGTCGGCGTGGCTGGATGCGGCGAGCCGCAGCCGGCCCCACTCGTCGGTGGTGTGCACCGCACACCACTGGCCGAGCCGGGGTACCACCAGCTGCGGGATGAGCGCCATGGTCAGCTCGACGTCCAGGGACTGGGCGAGCAGCTCGCTCGCCTCGGCCAGGAAGGTCAGCCAGGCCGACCGGCGGACGTCGGCCCGGCGCAGCCGGTCGTTCTCCAGGTGCAGCGAGAGCCGCTCGGCCGCCAGCAGCGCGAGCGGCCGGGCGTACGCCGACGGCGCCGCGTCCAGCTCCAGCTCACCCGCGTACGGGCGGTGCACCGCCAGCGGCACCCGGATCAGCTCGTTGTCGTCCCGGGGCTGCCGCCCGTACCGGCCCAGGACCTGGGTGCCCTGTCCGTCGCCCCGGTCCAGTCGGATCACGCCACCGGCCGCGCCGACCATCTCCGCCAGCCGGGTCACCAGCCCGGTCGCGAACTCCGGCAGCGGGTCCTCGGCGTACGGGTCGGGGCTGGTCTGCATCAGCTCGCTCATCGCGGCCGCGCTCGGCGCGCCGTGCGCCGCGTCGTCGCCGTTGGGGGCGGCGCCGGTGAGCGGGCTGTGCGCCTCCGCGACCGCCGTCGGCCGCTCCGGCGGGACGGCGTCGTGCCGGTCCAGCCGGAACCAGACGCCCTTCCCGGTGGGCAGGTAGGTGGTGCCCCAGCGGCTGGCGAAGTGGTCCACCAGCAGCAGTCCGCGCCCCCGCTCGGCGACCTCGGTGATCTCGTCGGAGTCGTTGCGCACGCCGACGACCAGCTCGTCCACCGGGCCGGCCGCGAAGTCGGAGACCGTCACGGTGAGCCCGGTTCGGTCCGCCACGACCTCGATGTCCAGTTCGGTCCGGGCGTGTTCGACCGCGTTGGTGGAGAGTTCGGTGGTGAGCAGGAGCGCCTCGTTGAGCAGCTCCTCCAGGTCCGCCTCGGCGAGGACGGACCGGACCAGGGCCCGCGCGGCGGCGGGCGTACGCCGGTCAGCCGGGAGCCGGACATGTCGGACGTGCTCGTCCGACATGTCGGTCATGCCCGGTTCCGCCTCCGCTGACACCTCCGTATCCTCCACCGCCGTCGCCCCGGGCGCCAAACCTCCCGGTCGTTTGCGTGGCCGGACCGCGCGGGCGGGCGCCGGGTTGCCGGCGACGGACGCAGCGGCCCGGTCGGGACGACGCGCGGGCGTGGCGACCGCTCGCCGGCCTTGGCCTCGACGGCGGCGCGGGCAGAATGGTGGGATGGCGCGTGTCGGCACGAGCCGCTGGCCCCGAGCTGAGCGAGGAATGATGACCACGGCGAGACAATCGACAGCCGCGGACCCGTCCGCCCCCGATCACGAGGTGCTGCTCGGCGAGCTGGTGGAGGCGCTGCGGCGGGTCCGCCGCGGCGATCTCAAGGTCCGGCTGCCCCGGCGGGCCGGCCTGGCCGCCGAGGTCGCCGACGCCTTCAACGACGTGGTGTCGCTCCAGGAGCGGCAGCACCTCGACCTGCGCCGGATCAGCCGGATCGTCGGGCGGGACGGCCGGCTCACCGAACGCCTCGACGACGAGGGCCTGGACGGCTCGTGGGCGGAGGGCCAGCGGGCGATCAACTCGCTGATCGACGACCTGGGCCGCCCCACCACGGAGATCGCCCGGGTGATCGTCGCGGTCGCCGACGGCGACCTCTCCCAGCACATGGCGCTGGAGATCGACGGTCGCCCGCTGCGCGGCGAGTACCTGCGCATCGGCCGCACGGTGAACACCATGGTCGACCAGCTCTCGTCCTTCTCCAACGAGGTGACCCGGGTGGCCCGCGAGGTGGGCACCGAGGGCAAGCTCGGCGGCCAGGCCGACGTCCGTGGGGTCGCCGGCACCTGGAAGGACCTCACCGACTCGGTGAACACCATGGCGTCGAACCTGACCGGCCAGGTGCGGTCGATCTCCCAGGTGGCGACGGCCGTGGCGAAGGGCGACCTGTCCCAGAAGATCACCGTGGGCGCCCGGGGCGAGGTCGCCGAACTGGCCGACACGATGAACTCGCTCACCGACACGCTGCGGCTCTTCGCCGAGCAGGTGACCCGGGTGGCCCGGGAGGTGGGCACGGACGGCAAGCTCGGCGGTCAGGCGGAGGTGCCGAACGTCGCCGGCACCTGGAAGGACCTGACCGACAGCGTCAACTCGATGGCGTCGAACCTGACCGCGCAGGTGCGCAACATCGCCCAGGTCTCCACGGCGGTGGCCAAGGGCGACCTGTCGCAGAAGATCACGGTCGCCGCGCAGGGCGAGATCCTCGAACTCAAGGACACCGTCAACACGATGGTGGATCAGCTCTCGTCGTTCGCGGACGAGGTGACCCGGGTGGCCCGTGAGGTGGGCATCGAGGGGAAGCTGGGCGGCCAGGCCCAGGTGCGGGGCGTCTCCGGCACCTGGCGCGACCTGACGGAGAACGTCAACCAGCTCGCCGGCAACCTGACCAGCCAGGTCCGCAACATCTCCCAGGTCTCCACCGCGGTCGCGAAGGGCGACCTCTCGCAGAAGATCACCGTGGACGCGCAGGGCGAGATCCTGGAGCTGAAGAACACCGTCAACACCATGGTCGACCAGCTCTCCTCGTTTGCCGACGAGGTGACCCGGGTGGCCCGTGAGGTGGGCACCGAGGGCAAGCTGGGTGGTCAGGCGCAGGTCAAGGGCGTCAGCGGTACGTGGCGGGACCTGACCGACAACGTGAACTCGATGGCGTCGAACCTGACCAGTCAGGTGCGCAACATCGCCTCGGTCACCACGGCGGTGGCGAAGGGTGACCTGTCGCAGAAGATCACGGTGGATGCCCGGGGCGAGATCCTGGAGCTGAAGTCGACGGTGAACACGATGGTGGACCAGCTGTCGTCGTTCGCGGACGAGGTGACCCGGGTGGCCCGTGAGGTGGGCACCGAGGGCAAGCTCGGCGGCCAGGCCCAGGTGCGGGGCGTCGCGGGCACCTGGCGGGACCTGACCGACAACGTGAACTCGATGGCGTCGAACCTGACCGCCCAGGTGCGGAACATCGCCCAGGTCTCCACGGCGGTGGCGAAGGGTGACCTGTCGCAGAAGATCACGGTGGATGCCCGGGGCGAGATCCTGGAGCTGAAGTCGACGGTGAACACGATGGTGGATCAGCTGTCGTCGTTCGCGGACGAGGTGACCCGGGTGGCCCGTGAGGTGGGCACCGAGGGCAAGCTGGGTGGTCAGGCGCAGGTCAAGGGCGTCAGCGGTACGTGGCGGGACCTGACCGACAACGTGAACTCGATGGCGTCGAACCTGACCAGTCAGGTGCGCAACATCGCCTCGGTCACCACGGCCGTGGCGAAGGGCGACCTCGGCCAGAAGATCACCGTGGACGCCCAGGGCGAGATCCTGGAGCTGAAGAACACCGTCAACACGATGGTGGACCAGCTCTCGTCGTTCGCGGACGAGGTGACCCGGGTGGCCCGTGAGGTGGGCACCGAGGGCAAGCTCGGCGGCCAGGCGCAGGTGAAGGGCGTCTCGGGCACCTGGCGGGACCTCACCGAAAACGTCAACCAGCTCGCCTCGACGCTGACCACTCAGCTCCGGGCGATCGCCCAGGTCTCCACCTCGGTGACCCGGGGCGATCTGACCCAGCGGATCGCGGTCAAGGCGCAGGGCGAGGTCGCCGAGCTGAAGGACAACATCAACCAGATGATCGTCACCCTCCGGGAGACGACCAAGAAGAACGCCGAGCAGGGCTGGCTGGACTCCAACCTGGCCCGGATCGGCGGCCTGCTCCAGGGTCAGCGGGACCTCGGCGAGGTCTGCCGCATGATCATGATGGAGGTGACCCCGCTGGTCGACGCGCAGCTCGGCGCGTTCTTCCTGACGGACAGCTCCGACGGCAGCATGCGGCTGCGGCTGACCGCCTCGTACGGCTACGTGGCGCGCGGGCACGACGTGACCTTCGGTCCGGGGGAGGGGCTGGTCGGGCAGGCCGCCCTCTCCCGCCGGACGATCCGGGTCAATGCCCAGCCCGACGGTCGGCTCGTCCTGCGCTCCGGGCTGGCCGAGACGCCGCCGGCCGACCTGGTGGTGCTGCCGGTGCTCTTCGAGGGTGAGCTGCTCGGCGTGATCGAGTTCGCCGGGGTGACCACCTTCTCCGAGCTGCATCTGTCGTTCCTGGAGCGGCTGGTGCTCACCATCGGCCTGGCGGTGAACACCATCCAGGCGAACCGGCGTACGGAGGAGCTGCTGGCCCAGTCCCAGCGGCTGGCCCACGAGCTGCAGGAGCAGTCGGCCGAGTTGCAGCGCACCAACGCCGAGCTGGAGGACAAGGCCCAGCTGCTCTCCGAGCAGAAGGGCAACATCGAGACG from Micromonospora kangleipakensis includes these protein-coding regions:
- a CDS encoding bifunctional polysaccharide deacetylase/glycosyltransferase family 2 protein; protein product: MARHVARPDPRAHWLLLLLGLFVLLAALSFNGLVTNVGGGSGPSDAYASPAPRQASDGGPVLRLDGPTPVARRMPARTVALTFDDGPDPRWTPQVLDVLRRNHAHATFFVVGARVDEHPELVRRILAEGHEIGSHTFTHADLTAVSRWRARFELAWTRSAVAGATGREVTLLRPPFSSITTSLTGPQYQALRDAAGTGHVGVLADRDTKDWQRPGVPAIVRAASPPGGAGAVVLMHDGGGDRSQTVAALDQLLPRLTREGYRFTTVSAGIGAPDSTVPATAGARLSGTALRWAQGGAGWLAGAMNLLLGVALVLGVARLAVQVFCAQLHVRRVRRPRHRRPEVNAPVSVIVPAYNEAANIAATVRSLLASAYPALEVIVVDDGSSDGTAEIVERLRLRGVRVIRQANAGKPAALNTGIRAARADLLVLVDGDTVFQPDTVHRLVQGFADPTVGAISGNTKVANRRRLLGRWQHLEYVIGFNLDRRMYDVLECMPTIPGAIGAFRREVLLAVGGVPADTLAEDTDLTMKVLRAGWRVVYEEGAIAWTEAPSSLRQLWRQRYRWCYGTMQAMWKHRHALSERGAGGRLGRRGLPYLAVFQILLPLTAPAVDIFALYGLLFLPWSALVLAWAGLLLLQGFTAAYALRLDRERFGPLWTLPLQQLVYRQVMYLVVVQSVVTAVVGNRLRWQRMVRTGEAAALVGAGPTAR
- a CDS encoding threonine ammonia-lyase; this translates as MELVSIEDVRAAADDIAGTVVRTPLLPTPWDGELWLKPESLQPVGSFKLRGATHAVARLDPATRARGVVTHSSGNHGQALAYAARAAGVPCTVVVPEGAPRVKVDRIRALGAEVRLVPPARRLAEAERIAAGTGATLVPPFDDRRIIAGQGTIGLEIVADLPDVDVVLLPVGGGGLSSGVATAVKALRPSAAVIGVEPLLAADARESLAAGELVVWDVERTYRTVADGLRTQLSALTLAHLRDRLDGIVTVTEEEILAATGRLVRDARLVAEPSGAVALAARLSHRDELPAGRTVAVVTGGNVDPARLASVLA
- a CDS encoding S9 family peptidase, producing the protein MTTETPVPVAKRVPTERIHHGDTVVDEYAWLAAKDDPETIAHLTAENAYTAARTAHLEALRAELFEETRRRTQETDLSVPTRKDGYWYYTRTVEGQQYGVHCRRAVRDGETAPPISADGAPLDGEEVLLDGNQLAEGHDFFSLGAFDVSPDGRWLAYSTDFAGDERFTLRVKDLTTGEVLADEVPNTFYGTAWSIDASTLFYVTVDEAWRPNRVWRHTVGTASGEDVVVHQEDDERFWVGVELTRSERFVVIDIHSKITSEVRVIPAANSTGEPAIIAPRRQGVEYSVEHHGHRFLILHNDGAEDFALAFTSADAPGDWTPLIEHTPGTRLESVDAFETHLVVSLRTNGLTGLRVLPVGGGDAYDIDFPEPIYSVGLDANPEYRTSEVRLRYTSLVTPDSVYDYDLVTRQMVLRKQKPVRPGPDGRPYDPADYEQHRDWALADDGTRVPISLVCRKGTPRDGSAPAVIYGYGSYEASMDPWFSIARLSLLDRGVIFAVAHIRGGGELGRRWYDQGKLLAKKNTFTDFVASARHLVKAGWTASDRLVARGASAGGLLMGAVANLAPDAFTGIVAQVPFVDALTSILDPSLPLTVTEWEEWGNPLDDPDVYAYMKSYTPYENVAPVDYPAILAVTSLNDTRVLYHEPAKWIARLRAVAPQGDYLLKTEMGAGHGGPSGRYDAWREEAFINAWILDRLGRA
- a CDS encoding FAD-binding oxidoreductase, with protein sequence MAAAASSTDRPGALEITRRLAEICGPPFARFAGPADEVAGRTARWVAVPGGPHAAAEVLRLAAAHQLTVVPRGAGTKIDWGAAPAQVDIMLDTGRLAGIWHEPQGSPVAEIGAGTPLRAVQATLDRTGQRLPIDAPSPGATLGGVLAADEAGPLRHRHGSPCAQLVGVRYLDADGELVSLDAAGTAPHGRAGPASGGAAALFGAAQVPGLDVARLLCGSQGGLGVLVSATMRVQAVPASRVWVTRPVWTPLEVHDLVRAILAARLDPAAVELDLPVPVLLPRRRVHPDHPSVVHRPGHPSVARRAGEPAAAGSLVVLLEGGPADVAERADRLVAVLGGETVVGHAAPEWWGHYPFGPGDTALRIEVPINDLHAAVYALRDAAGTPVPVRGSAGVGTVHAALPGSLPPDRVASILAAVRGVLLARQGRCVVVAAPAPVRRVVDLWGELPTLPRLRAAKAHLDPHQRLAPGRLPGGL
- a CDS encoding SpoIIE family protein phosphatase, which codes for MTDMSDEHVRHVRLPADRRTPAAARALVRSVLAEADLEELLNEALLLTTELSTNAVEHARTELDIEVVADRTGLTVTVSDFAAGPVDELVVGVRNDSDEITEVAERGRGLLLVDHFASRWGTTYLPTGKGVWFRLDRHDAVPPERPTAVAEAHSPLTGAAPNGDDAAHGAPSAAAMSELMQTSPDPYAEDPLPEFATGLVTRLAEMVGAAGGVIRLDRGDGQGTQVLGRYGRQPRDDNELIRVPLAVHRPYAGELELDAAPSAYARPLALLAAERLSLHLENDRLRRADVRRSAWLTFLAEASELLAQSLDVELTMALIPQLVVPRLGQWCAVHTTDEWGRLRLAASSHADESVLPQLHKVLQETGPESVQARLREASRSASQVPLGAPMEGFAVPLIARGQRLGTLAVGRHQRHRHDPDEVSVLEDVARRAALAIENARIHAERRRVAQTLQQSLLPPVLPVVEGIGFAAEYVPTGDDAEVGGDFYDVVPLPDGRWLVVIGDVSGKGVQAAAVTGLVRDVIRVLVGDGKPLPEVLGRLNETLVERGGGRYCTLALAAVGPGGNGQLDVALHLAGHDRPVLLRGGGGATFVGTGGTALGLLDSIATPTAHIPLGPGDALIFYTDGVTERRRGRELFGTERLRDAAAPLAGYSADVTAARLRATAIGFSVEAPRDDIAILVLRNDAF